The Chloroflexota bacterium genome segment GCTGGTGCTTGTGCACGGGACGACGGCCGATGGCGTTGACGCGGTCATGTTTCCGTCCGCCATGTATGCCGCCGTCGATCCGAATCCGAAGGTCTCATCGACGGCCCTCCCGCCCTGGGAGGATTCCTGGATTGTCCAGCCAGACCGCACCATCGTCGCCCCACCCAACCTGCACATCGACGCGCTGGTCGACCTCTGGCAGATCGCCAATCTTGAGTCGAACCAGGGCGCCTCCGTGTTTCGCATCTCGGCGCAGTCGATCAGTCGCGCGCTGAACGAGGGGCTGACGCCGGCCAAGATCCGTGAGAAGCTGACCCAAGGCTCACGTGTCCCGCTGCCCGCCACGATCGAGCGCCTGATCGACGATCAGTCGGCGCGCTACGGTCGGATCAAGGTCGGAGCGGCGTCGACGTTCGTTCAGACGGACGTGCCGGAGCTGCTCGACGAGCTTCGAAGAAACGCCAAGCTCAAGGATCTCGCCTGGGTGGACGTCGTGCCGGGCGTCGCCTTTGTGCAGGGGAACAGCCCTGACGACGTGATCGCCGCGCTGCGAAAGGCCGGCCATCTGCCGGTGCGGGCCGAGGCCGAGAAGAAGGTCACGCCCAGTCCCGCCGGGAAGAGCGTGCTGCAAGTCATCAACAGCCGCCCGCTCGCGCCGAAGGAGATCAGGCGTTTGGTACGGCAGGCAGAACACGAAGATCGAGTGATCTACGTCACCCACAGTTCGGCTGGGAAGCAGAAGACCGACGAGATGCTCCCCATCGATCTGCACTCGAATGAGCTCCATGCCGAACTCGTCAGCACCGGCCGAGACGTCGAAATCGACTTCCTGAAGATCCACCGCATCGAGCTTGGCGAACCTGCTTCGGAGCTCGACGATGACGAGTACGATCCCTTCGATGAGTCAGACGAAACTCGTCTGGACTTCATCCAGGCCCTGGACATGATGATCGGACGGCCTCGCAACGGAAAGAAGCCGCGCAGATGAGCATCGGGTACCGGCCGGACCGGCCACTGATCGTTCAGGCGGATCGCTCGCTGCTCCTCGAAGTAGACAATCCACTCTTCGGTGAGTGCCGGGACCGGCTGGCCGGCTTCGCAGAGCTACGCAAGAGCCCCGAGCATATCCACACCTACGCGGTCACTCCACTCTCGTTGTGGAACGCCTGCGCGGCCGGGTTGTCCGTCGAGTCCGTCCTCGATACGCTTCAGACCTACTCGAAGTACGACATCCCTGGCAACGTCCTGGCCGACGTACGCGACCTGATGGGACGCTACGGACGGCTGCGGCTGATGCACGGTCCGGACGGTCTCACGCTGGAGACCGACGAGCCAGACATCCTCGAACAGGTGCGCCGCAACGCCCGCCTCAGCACCCACCTCGGCGAGCAGCAGGACGAGCGCCGTGCGCTGGTGCCGGTCGGCGAGCGCGGCCGGCTCAAGCAGGCGTTGCTCAAGGCCGGTCTGCCGGTCGAGGATCTGGCGGGCTACGCGGACGGTTCGCCGCTCGCCCTCGACCTGCTCGAATCGACCAACGGCCACACGGCCAGGGGAACCGCCAGCTTCGCGCTACGCGGCTACCAGCGAGACGCCATCGACGCCTTCTGGAGCGGTGGCGGCCCGCGCGGCGGCAGCGGCGTCCTGGTGCTGCCCTGCGGTGCTGGCAAAACGCTCATCGGCCTGGGCGTGATGGCCCGCGCCCGGACCAGCACGCTGATCATGTGTACGGGCATCTCGGCCATCCGCCAGTGGCAGCGCGAGCTCCTGTCGCGGACGTCGGCCACGCCCGACATGATCGGCGAATACACCGGCGAGCGGAAGGAGATCCGCCCGATCACCCTGGCGACCTACCAGGTGATGACGGCCCGCTCGAAGGGGCAGAAGGACACCTATCCGCACCTGGACCTGTTCACCCGTGAGAACTGGGGGCTGATCGTCTACGACGAGGTGCATCTGCTGCCGGCCCCGGTCTTCCGTATCACGGCGGAGATCCAATCGCGCCGACGGCTCGGGCTGACTGCCACGCTGATCCGCGAGGATGGCAACGAGGAAGACGTCTTCTCGCTGATCGGCCCCAAGAAGTTCGACGCCCCCTGGAAAGACCTGGAGGCCCAGGGCTGGATCGCCCCGGCTGTCTGCACCGAGGTCCGAGTGCCGATGTCGCGCGGGTTGCGAATGGAGTACGCCAGCGCGGAAACGCGCCAGCAGTACCGTGTCGCAGCCACCAATCCCGACAAGCTGCTGGCGATGCTGCACCTGCTGGAGCGGCACCGGAAGGATCACGTCCTGATCATCGGACAGTACCTCGATCAGCTCGAGACCGTCTCGGACGTGCTCAAGGCGCCCATCATCACCGGCAAGACCCCGAACCGCGCGCGAGAGAAGCTGTACGACCAGTTTCGCTCCGGCGAAGTCAGGCGGCTCGTCGTCTCGAAGGTCGCCAACTTCGCCATCGATCTGCCCGAGGCGAACGTCGCCATCGAGCTGTCGGGCACGTTCGGGTCACGGCAGGAAGAGGCCCAGCGGCTCGGCCGGGTGCTGCGCCCGAAAGCCGACGGTGGACAGGCCTACTTCTACGCCGTGGTCAGCCACGACAGCGTCGATCAGGAGTACGCCGATCATCGCCAGTTGTTCCTGACGGAGCAGGGCTACCGCTACGAGATCGAGGACTTCACCCCGGCTCGCGCCTGAGGATCGGCGCGGGCTGCCACTGAAGGCCCCGACGCGGCTGCACGCCGATCCACTCCAACATCTCTGCGCCCCAGGAACGATACGACGCGAGACA includes the following:
- a CDS encoding DEAD/DEAH box helicase, which encodes MSIGYRPDRPLIVQADRSLLLEVDNPLFGECRDRLAGFAELRKSPEHIHTYAVTPLSLWNACAAGLSVESVLDTLQTYSKYDIPGNVLADVRDLMGRYGRLRLMHGPDGLTLETDEPDILEQVRRNARLSTHLGEQQDERRALVPVGERGRLKQALLKAGLPVEDLAGYADGSPLALDLLESTNGHTARGTASFALRGYQRDAIDAFWSGGGPRGGSGVLVLPCGAGKTLIGLGVMARARTSTLIMCTGISAIRQWQRELLSRTSATPDMIGEYTGERKEIRPITLATYQVMTARSKGQKDTYPHLDLFTRENWGLIVYDEVHLLPAPVFRITAEIQSRRRLGLTATLIREDGNEEDVFSLIGPKKFDAPWKDLEAQGWIAPAVCTEVRVPMSRGLRMEYASAETRQQYRVAATNPDKLLAMLHLLERHRKDHVLIIGQYLDQLETVSDVLKAPIITGKTPNRAREKLYDQFRSGEVRRLVVSKVANFAIDLPEANVAIELSGTFGSRQEEAQRLGRVLRPKADGGQAYFYAVVSHDSVDQEYADHRQLFLTEQGYRYEIEDFTPARA